Proteins from a genomic interval of Microbacterium esteraromaticum:
- a CDS encoding phosphoadenylyl-sulfate reductase: protein MSVSLAPRLQTKRTRDELAALAAQGDAELGSLTDGEASATEVVAWVARHFGADAAAVACSMADAALPHLVAEQVPGVDVLFLNTGYHFTETHATRDEVARTLDVRVVDVTPEQTVAEQDEAFGARLFERDAALCCARRKVAPLKAALGGYEVWFTGVRRDEAPTRTNTPLVTFDERNGLVKVNPIAAWSLDQVLAYAAEHRAPVNLLTDFGYPSIGCQPCTRPVAPGEDPRSGRWAGQAKTECGLHT, encoded by the coding sequence GTGAGCGTCAGTCTCGCGCCCCGGCTGCAGACCAAGCGAACCCGCGACGAGCTCGCGGCGCTCGCCGCGCAGGGGGATGCCGAGTTGGGAAGCCTGACGGACGGCGAAGCGTCGGCGACCGAGGTCGTCGCGTGGGTCGCGCGCCACTTCGGGGCGGATGCTGCCGCCGTGGCCTGCTCGATGGCGGATGCGGCACTGCCGCACCTCGTGGCCGAACAAGTGCCCGGCGTGGACGTGCTCTTTCTGAACACCGGCTATCACTTCACCGAGACCCACGCGACCCGCGATGAGGTCGCCCGGACGCTCGATGTACGCGTCGTGGACGTGACACCCGAGCAGACCGTCGCCGAGCAGGACGAGGCGTTCGGTGCCCGTCTGTTCGAGCGCGATGCGGCCTTGTGCTGCGCTCGCCGCAAGGTGGCGCCACTGAAGGCGGCGCTCGGCGGGTACGAGGTGTGGTTCACGGGCGTGCGCCGCGATGAGGCGCCCACCCGCACGAACACGCCGCTGGTGACGTTCGACGAGCGCAACGGCCTGGTCAAGGTGAACCCCATCGCGGCGTGGAGCCTCGACCAGGTGCTCGCCTACGCCGCCGAGCACCGTGCCCCGGTGAACCTCCTGACCGACTTCGGTTACCCGTCGATCGGATGCCAGCCGTGCACCAGACCGGTCGCGCCCGGCGAAGACCCCCGTTCCGGCCGCTGGGCCGGCCAGGCGAAGACAGAATGCGGACTGCACACATGA